The stretch of DNA AAAGATACTTCTCAAACTTGTGAGCAATCATACTAGATTTAGTGATACTAACTAATAAATAGTTGTTAATACTTTACGTCTGGATCTACATTTTTGAAAAATACTTCAGCGTTAGTTAATTGATTGACGTTGGGGGATACCTCATCCCATGGCGCAGATACAACCAACGTGTTGACGGTAGTAGAAGTTAAAACTGGTGTACGATGTGCCTGTCTTTGTAGACGCTTTGTTGCTGCCTCAATTGAGCTATAAGTAACCAATTTTAGGGGATTTTCTACTACCATTGAGATGATTTTTAATTTTTCAAGAGTTCATATTGATTAGCTTCAGTTTCTACCTGTTTGCCATCGGGAGTGATTTTTTGGTCGGTAATTAAGCGCGCTCCGCGTCCTCTAGTAAAGTAATTCCAACCCCATTGCACCATAACTATTAATTTATTATCAAACTCAATCAAATAGTAAATATGGGCAAACACCCAAATCAACCAAGCTAATAGTCCCGAAAGTTTAATAAAACCGAGATTAACTACAGCCGAATTTTGCCCGATAACCGCTAGATTTCCCACATCAAAATATCTAAACGGTGGCATAGTTTGATTTTTGAGCCGTTTGGAAATGAGTTTGGCAACGTATTCTCCTTCTTGAATAGCAACTGGTGCTACTCCTGGTAAAGGTTTTTCTCCTTGATGAGGAAAATTAGCTAAATCGCCAATTACAAAAATATTAGGATATCCTGCGATCGTTAAATCTGGTTCAACCATTACTCTACCAACACGGTCTAATTCTGCGCCAGTTCGCTCGGCTAAAGCTTTGCCCATTCTAGAAGCTTTGACTCCAGCAGCCCATAAAATAGTATTAGAGCGAATTTGTTCACTATGGTCACCATATTTGACTGTAATGACATCTTCAGCAATTTCAGTTACTAAAGCCTTGGTTTTGACAGTAACACCTAGTTTTTCTAAAGAAGATTGCGCTTTTGCTGATAATTCAGCAGGATAAGGCGGTAAAAGGCGATCCATTCCTTCTAATAAAAGAATACGAGTTTCACTAGTATCAATATTGCGGAATTCATTTTTGAGAGAACCATGAGCAATTTCCGCGATCGCACCTGCTAATTCTACTCCTGTTGGGCCTCCTCCTACAATGGCAAAGGTCAAAAAAGCTTGTCGTTTTTCGGGATCGGTTTCTTTTTCTGCTGCTTCAAAAGCTAAAAAGATGCGTCGGCGAATTTCTAATGCATCTTCAACCGTTTTTAATCCAGGCGCGGTAGCTTGCCAATGTTCGTTACCAAAATAATGATGAGATACTCCTGTAGCAATAATCAGAATATCGTAATCAAGTTCGGGATGGTCTTGCAGATAAACTTTTTGTGTTTGGGGATCGAGGTCTACAACTCGGTCTAATAAAACGTGGGTATTCTTATTTTTACCCAAAACAACTCTCAGAGGAGAGGCAATATCCGCAGGGGATAAGCTACCTGTAGCTACTTGATAAAGTAGGGGTTGAAAAAGATGAAAGTTGCGTTTATCGATTAAAGTAACTTTGACGGGAGCTTTGCCTAACGCTTTGGCAGCATAAAGACCACCAAATCCGCCACCGACAATAACTACATGAGGTTGAGATTGATTAGTTTGGGCTGTATTCATAAAATTTATTTAGTCTGAAATGACAATTTATATAATTTTTACTTATAAAAAATTTATTGTTTTAAAACTTAGTTTATAGATTAGATAATAATTGCTATTTTCAGGTTAGTTGTTAAAGTTCTAAAATTCATCTGTTGAAGCGGAATTAATTTTTAAGATTTAAATATTGTAAACACGATCGCATCAAACTGAAGTAGCAGTCTTTACAAGCACAAGGATCAATTTTTAGGAAAAGGGAAAAGGAGACTAGGAGACTAGAAGAAAACCTACTGGTGTACGGGCGAACGGCGGTTCGCAAGGGGCTGTCTCTGGAGGAAACCTCCAGAGTTCATACGCCCCGCCCCTACTGGTAACTGATCACTGACTCACTCCCTGATTTACTGGACGAATATTATTACTTTCAAATGGTCTAGCATCGCCACGCCAGTTAAAACCATTGATACGAAAATTAATTGAACCAATTTCTAAGACAGGATTGTAGCGAAGAGTGATGTTGTGGGTACGGCGACTGTATTCTAAAACATAGTCGGTGCTGATTTCCTCATTATCATCAAGATTCAAGGAAGTTTGGACTCCAACTCGAATTGGCCCATATATTTGCTGAGTAAGTCCTAGAGATAAAGTTTTTTCGTCAACATAACGATCAAATAAAAACGGAGAGCGATCGCTACGAAGTCCTTGAGAATAGGTCAGACTAAATCCTGTATAGTCCAAGTAGGAACGGGAAAAATGTCCAAGTTGTCCCTCAATGCCGATGTTAGCTTGTAAAGACTGTTGATCATCTCCGTTGCTATAAAAACTACTGACTCCAGAAATTCCTGTAAGAAGTTGGAGAAAAGGAACTACAGGAGTAGGAGTGAAACGTAAACCTTGGTTTGGAGTTGGTGCTAAGGGTTTACCTTGCCACAACAGGAAACCTTTACTAAGAGATGCTGCGGTTTGATAACGGGTAAGATTAATGCGGTTATTATCTCGATTGGATTCGAGTAAATCTTCTCGATCTGTATCTGCACTAATATTTTGAATCGATCCTTGGTAAGTAAGATTAATTCCTGTTTTTCCTAAAGGAATATTGGGTGAAGTGATAATTCCACCAAGACTACTGTAAACAGTTTGGAAACCAAGAGAACCATTAAAAAGGCGATCGCGGAAATTGTATTGTAGGCTAAAGGTATGAGGATTAGCTAGATTACCTAATTGTTGATCAAAAGCGATTCTACTTCTTAATCTATCTTCAACATCTTCCAGATCTAAACTGGTAAGACTCAGTCTGGCTTGTAAATTGGTACGGGGAGAAAACCTCTGAGTGAATTGACTTTGTAGTCCCAAAGAGGAAGGATTGAAAACACCCCCATCATCTTCATCACTAAAATCAAAAGCGGTGGGAAAAATAGCTTTTTGTATGAAATATTGAGGCGTAATTTCCCAATTGGTTTTTTCTGTCTCAATTAGCTGAAAACTACGTTCAAGATATAAACCCCCTCTTTCTTCTCCATCAAATCCAAAGCTAACAATTCCTGGTTGACGAGGACGACGATCTATCACAAATCGATTGGTTAATAAAGGAACAGTAAAACTATCATCAATAACGATACGAGAATTTTGAGTAGTCAAAACACTAACTTGAGGCGCAGTTTGGGTAAAATTAGCAGTTTTAGCTCTTAATTCCAACTCTGGAGGCGAAAAAGGATCATTAGTTAAACGAAAATCAGTGGCGGTAAAATTATTGTTTTCAAACTCCATTCTGGCTGCTTCAAATCGCAGTCGATTAATTTGTCCTCCACTGGTTTGATTGTTTCTATCACCAAGAATTTGATAGTCTCTGCTACTTCCTACAGAAATACCAATCGATTCGGTTGCAGTTACGTCAGTTAAAGGTTGAGTGATCGTCAAGCGATCGCTTAAGGTAGTCTGAGGAATAATTCTACTTTCTGGCAATCTAGCGGATAAATCGCGGTTAAGAGTAGCTTGATCTACTTGCCCTTGGGCATTAATAACTACCCCGCGATCCTGAACTAAATAATATTCAAATTTCTCTCCTCGTAGCACTTGTTGTCCTCTTGTCAGCACAACATTTCCTTGAGCTACAGCAATTCGATCTGCTAAATTAACTTGAAGACGATCCGCAGTTAGAACGGCTTGAGCGAAATTCATCACCACGTTACCTTCAGCCGTAACTACCTGTTGTTGATTATTATACTCCTGGCGATCGGCAATGACTTCGATAACATCAACTTGTTCTACAGGAGTGGGAGTATTGGGTTCAGTAGAATTAGAGTTATTTTCAGGAATAGTAAATTCTCTGATTTCTCCGTTGCGTTCCTGAGTTATTAAATAACTAGCAGGGGAAAACCTGCCTTTATTTTTTACCTGCAACTGAGTTATTAAAGTTCGATTAATATCTTGATTGTTAATTTTCCCCTGGTAGGTTTTTGGTGCTTTGTGGAGAATGGGTATAGGTTGAGTTTGGTTTTCAACTATTGGCTGTGCAACCGCCAAATAATTCAGGGAGATTAGCAATGAAATCATCGGTTTCAATAACGCTGGTAGTTAGCAATTTTAATCTTTATTTCCATGAATGCAAGTAAAATTTTAAGTTTTCAACCAATAAGTCTGAATCAAAAGTAGTGTTTTCCCAAACAATACAAATTTAAACAGAGAAAAAGACACACAATTTTTGTATTCGCGAACAGGAGGTAGAGACAATTCATAAATTGTCCTTACTACTCTGAGTTAAAAGTAACAAAATTAACTTGATTTAATTTAACAAGCAGTGTCTAATATATAAATTATTTTTTAAATTCTTAAGATACTTATAAATTGCTTTTATTTTATCGAAAATATTTACAATGACTCCAAGTTTACATAAATTAATTGAAAAGCTCAAAACAATTAAAAGTTATCTTAATAGCCAATTAAAGCATTATCCCGATTATGAACCGTTAATAACAAGAGCAACAGAGATAATTGAGCATTGTAATAATAAAAAAATTAGTATTAAATTAGCTAGTTATTCAATTGATTTTTTAGAAAATTTTAACAAATTTACCCTAAAAAGATATAGTTTGGTTGAATATTTAAATTTTGAAGTTGTTAATTTAAACCAAAATATTGAACAAGTTTTTGCTCGTTGCGATTTACTATGTTTGATTTATGATTCTCAATTACCAATTTCCAGTCTAGAAAAACAATTAATTGAACAAGCAAATTCAAGACAAATTAAACAATCCTTACTTATACTTGATAACAGTTTAATTGAAGATAATTTAATAAATATAATTAATCTCGATTATTTGAAAAATTGGCTTAATAATAATTATAAGCAAGCAATTAATCATTTTTTGGTTAGACTAGATGCCAATTGTAATTTACAATCTTCTGAAGAATTAAATCAATTTTATAATTTTATTGATACATTAGTGCAAAACGAATTTGACAATTATATTGACCATACTTTTCATGGTTTAAAAGTAAATATAGCTGAGTATTTTGAGCAAGAGAAAAAAACTTATTGTCAAAAAATTCATTCTCAAAAAGCCAATTTTTGCCAAGGAGAAAATCCTGAAAAATTTAAGCAAAAACTTAATCAAACCATTCAAAAACTCAACAAGGAACAACAGCAAATATTTAAAATTCTTAAACAAGATGTTAATCAATATAAATTAGAGCTATTGAATCCTTTTATCTATGATAGTTTAATGTATCAAGTTCAACAAGCAATTGAAAAATCTGAAATATTAGAATGTCAAGAAAATAACAAAACTTATTTATATCTAATAATTAAAAACCAACAATATTCTCAAAGGCTTCCTACTTATATAATTAATCTTTGTCAACAAAATTTAAGTTATTGGTTTGAGCAAGAATGGGAAAAAATTCATTATCTTAAACCTGAAAATAATTTACCACAATTTTGGCAAAAAACTCAACAAGAATTAGAATTTATCAACTCTAGTAAGATCCAAACAATTAACTTTAATTTGTCAAGTAAACCTGTTTTTGAAATAAACGATTTTATTACTATATCAATCTTAGAAGAAACTAGTAAAACTCTGCTGGACTATCATTACACTCAAAGTACTTGGTTCCGACTTGCTGTGGCTATGATTGTTGGTTTGATAATTTTTCTAGTTACTAGTAAATTATTTGGTTTTGTAATTGTAATTTTTCAATTGATCAATTTATTTACTGCTCAAAATGCTAAAACAATCCGGATCAAACAACAAACCAAAGAATTAAAAAGAATAGTTGAAGGCAAATATCAATTTCTAGTTCGGCATTTATGCGATCGCGCAGGACAAATTTTGATTACAACTTTAGATGAAACCAGTCAACAATATCAAATTGAATTAGATGCGATCGCGTCAAAAGCTGACGAACAATTGAATGAAGTAAAACAAAAGATTAACAGTTACCAAGATATCATCAATCAACTCAAACAAGACCAAGCTGAAATTGAAAAATTACTACTTTAATTAATCAACAAAAAAAATTGGGTAGCTATGACAACTACCCAGCAACGAATCAATTTTTATGAATGATTTAGTTAGTCGGTGAATTAAAATTACACAGCAACAGTTTTCTTAACACCAGCAGCTAGTTCACCTTTAGCATATTTAGCTGCATAATCATCCAAAGTCATTTGTTTGATCTTGCTAGCATTTCCAGCAGTCCAGAATTGCTGATAACGGTCAGCACAAACTTGCTTCATGTACTTCATCGAAGGTTTCATGAAGTGACGAGGATCGAAGTTGGAAGGATCTTTAGCAGCAGCTTCACGAATTGCAGCAGTGATAGCTAAACGGTTGTCGGTGTCAATATTAACTTTACGAACACCACTCTTAATACCTTTTTGAATTTCTTCAACTGGTACACCATAGGTTTCAGGAATTTTACCGCCGTACTCGTTAATCATATCCAACCACTCTTGAGGTACGGAAGAAGAACCGTGCATAACTAAGTGAGTGTTGGGTAAACGGCTGTGAATTTCTTCAATACGGCTGATTGCTAAAATTTCACCAGTAGGTTTACGAGTAAACTTGTAAGCACCGTGGCTAGTACCAATCGCAACTGCAAGAGCATCTACTTGAGTACGTTCTACAAAATCTACAGCTTCGTCAGGATCGGTTAAAAGTTGGTCTTTGCTGAGAGTACCTTCAAAGCCGTGACCATCTTCTGCTTCCCCTTGACCAGTTTCAAGAGAACCTAAACAACCTAGTTCACCTTCAACGCTAACACCGATAGAGTGAGCTACTTTTACTACTTCAGCAGTAACATTAACGTTGTAATCAAAGCTAGCAGGAGTCTTAGCATCTGCTTCTAAAGAACCATCCATCATTACGCTGGTAAAACCATGACGCATAGCAGAGTAACAAGTAGCAGGACTGTTACCATGATCTTGGTGCATAGCAATAGGAATATGAGGATAGGTTTCTACTGCTGCTAAAATCAAGTGACGGAGGAAGTATTCACCTGCGTAGCTGCGTGCGCCTCGAGAAGCCTGTAAAATTACAGGACTGTCTGTTTCATCGGCAGCCTGCATAATCGACAAAATTTGTTCTAAATTGTTAACGTTAAATGCAGGAATACCATAATTGTTCTCAGCCGCGTGATCTAAGAGCAGCCTCATAGGGACGAGCGCCATAGATGTCCTCC from Stanieria cyanosphaera PCC 7437 encodes:
- a CDS encoding DUF3769 domain-containing protein; its protein translation is MISLLISLNYLAVAQPIVENQTQPIPILHKAPKTYQGKINNQDINRTLITQLQVKNKGRFSPASYLITQERNGEIREFTIPENNSNSTEPNTPTPVEQVDVIEVIADRQEYNNQQQVVTAEGNVVMNFAQAVLTADRLQVNLADRIAVAQGNVVLTRGQQVLRGEKFEYYLVQDRGVVINAQGQVDQATLNRDLSARLPESRIIPQTTLSDRLTITQPLTDVTATESIGISVGSSRDYQILGDRNNQTSGGQINRLRFEAARMEFENNNFTATDFRLTNDPFSPPELELRAKTANFTQTAPQVSVLTTQNSRIVIDDSFTVPLLTNRFVIDRRPRQPGIVSFGFDGEERGGLYLERSFQLIETEKTNWEITPQYFIQKAIFPTAFDFSDEDDGGVFNPSSLGLQSQFTQRFSPRTNLQARLSLTSLDLEDVEDRLRSRIAFDQQLGNLANPHTFSLQYNFRDRLFNGSLGFQTVYSSLGGIITSPNIPLGKTGINLTYQGSIQNISADTDREDLLESNRDNNRINLTRYQTAASLSKGFLLWQGKPLAPTPNQGLRFTPTPVVPFLQLLTGISGVSSFYSNGDDQQSLQANIGIEGQLGHFSRSYLDYTGFSLTYSQGLRSDRSPFLFDRYVDEKTLSLGLTQQIYGPIRVGVQTSLNLDDNEEISTDYVLEYSRRTHNITLRYNPVLEIGSINFRINGFNWRGDARPFESNNIRPVNQGVSQ
- the fba gene encoding class II fructose-bisphosphate aldolase (catalyzes the reversible aldol condensation of dihydroxyacetonephosphate and glyceraldehyde 3-phosphate in the Calvin cycle, glycolysis, and/or gluconeogenesis) translates to MALVPMRLLLDHAAENNYGIPAFNVNNLEQILSIMQAADETDSPVILQASRGARSYAGEYFLRHLILAAVETYPHIPIAMHQDHGNSPATCYSAMRHGFTSVMMDGSLEADAKTPASFDYNVNVTAEVVKVAHSIGVSVEGELGCLGSLETGQGEAEDGHGFEGTLSKDQLLTDPDEAVDFVERTQVDALAVAIGTSHGAYKFTRKPTGEILAISRIEEIHSRLPNTHLVMHGSSSVPQEWLDMINEYGGKIPETYGVPVEEIQKGIKSGVRKVNIDTDNRLAITAAIREAAAKDPSNFDPRHFMKPSMKYMKQVCADRYQQFWTAGNASKIKQMTLDDYAAKYAKGELAAGVKKTVAV
- a CDS encoding NAD(P)/FAD-dependent oxidoreductase, producing MNTAQTNQSQPHVVIVGGGFGGLYAAKALGKAPVKVTLIDKRNFHLFQPLLYQVATGSLSPADIASPLRVVLGKNKNTHVLLDRVVDLDPQTQKVYLQDHPELDYDILIIATGVSHHYFGNEHWQATAPGLKTVEDALEIRRRIFLAFEAAEKETDPEKRQAFLTFAIVGGGPTGVELAGAIAEIAHGSLKNEFRNIDTSETRILLLEGMDRLLPPYPAELSAKAQSSLEKLGVTVKTKALVTEIAEDVITVKYGDHSEQIRSNTILWAAGVKASRMGKALAERTGAELDRVGRVMVEPDLTIAGYPNIFVIGDLANFPHQGEKPLPGVAPVAIQEGEYVAKLISKRLKNQTMPPFRYFDVGNLAVIGQNSAVVNLGFIKLSGLLAWLIWVFAHIYYLIEFDNKLIVMVQWGWNYFTRGRGARLITDQKITPDGKQVETEANQYELLKN